GCCGCCCCGGGGTCCGccgtctcccgcccccgccgggcgtCGGCCGAGCCGCCGAATCCTCGGAAGGGGCACCGCGGCCCAAGCCGGGAatacctccctcctcccgccggcGCCTGGGGCGTCGTGGAAGCTGAGGGACCCGGGTTCGGAGAGCGAGACGGGCCCGGGAGAGAGAAGGGTCCGTCCTGAAGGCTGCTCGGCGGGCAGTGCTCGGGCCCTTCGCCCCCGGGGGAAACGCCAACCTCCCGGGCCGGGCCACGGACCCCTGGACGCCGTCCTCCGGCCCTGAGCCCCAAGTCCGCcaaccccctcacctctctgacgGCCCGCTCCGATTCGCCCACGTATTTGCTCATCAGCTCGGGACCCTGCGGACGGAACAGACGGACCCGTGGCGGCCGCTGAGGCGAGCGGGCGGTCCCCTCCGCGCGGGGCCCGAGCCTCTCCAACACGCCAGTGGCGGACCCCCGACTCAGGaggatccccccccccgccccccacaaacgCCCCAAGGCCACCGACACTGCcgccccagtgcccggcacacgcacggaaaagtgaagtgacctgtccgaggtcgcacggcaggtgGGCgcaggagccggggttagaactgtgagcccgacgCCCGGGTTCTTTTCGCTAGGATGGGCTGCCTCCCCCCGGGAAGGAAGAGCCGccctcccttccaagcgcttagcacagcgctccgcgcgcGGTAAGCGGTCGATAGATACCACGGACTGATCGATTTCGAGACTCGGGAATCTAGAACTcgggaccctccgactcccaggcccggagctTTCCGCTAGGCTGTGCTGCCTCCCTCCAGGGATGACGACGataacggtattaagcgcttactatgtgccgagcacggttccagaaaggcagagggaaggaaaagctgtcctcccagtgcttagtacggtgctccgcacacggtaaacgctcgataaataccacggattgagaTTTTTGCGCCTCGCGCATCTACCGGAATCCCGCGTCCAAACCCCGAGGGGGAGGAAGACTCGCTCGGAAAAGATTCTGACGTAACCGAAGGGGAAGACCAAGTCGAGTCGAGCGCCCGTCCGGGGCTAGAAGGAGCCGGCACGGGCACGGACCGCGGCGGTCGGACCTCGGCCGGGGGCGCCGCACGCACACCGCCGAACCGCCGCTCGGAGATGAGGACCGCGGGCGGCCCAGCtgatggagaggcagagggaaaccgAGGGCTCAACGAGACTTCCTTCCCAGCCGACTCGGCGCCAAGGGGAAGCGCGCGGGCGGAGGCTGATTTAGGGGCCGAGGACCACCCAGCTCGGACCATTCGCGGGGCGGGAGGATCTGGGCCCGTCCCCGTTTCCACGTCGGCGAAAACGCTGACGTTGGCGGATGTTCCGTAGAATCAACAGATACCATTCCCGCCCTCCAGAAGCTTCcggtttaccgtgtgcagggcaccgggctGAGCGCTCAGAGTCCGGGAGACTCAGTGAGCGGACCCCATCCCGCCttcgaggagctgacggtctgcTGTCGGACTGGGACAATTTGGGATAATCCGGTAGGCGCGGTCACTGTGCGCGGGGCACCGGACCGAGGCAGTCGGTGGACACGGCtcccgccctcaaagagcttacgcgccaccgcgtgcggagcgctgtaccgagcgcccgggcgAGTCCACGGCGTGGCGGGGATCTCCCGGCGGCGGGATCGGGGGGGCACCTTCACCGGGAGGGCGTCGCCCCAGCCCGGGGGCCCCCCGGTGCCCGCCCTCCGACCCGAGGGCCCGCCCGGGGAGGGCGGCCTCCCCACCTTGACCACCAGGAAGTTGAGGCGGCTCTCGTTGGCCAGGGCCTTGGCGATCATGGTCTTGCAGCAGCCCGGGGGTCCGTAGAGGAGGATGCCCTTGGGGGGCTCGATGCCCATGGTGGCGAAGGCCTCCGGGTGCTTCAGCGGCCACTCCACCGCCTGCCGCAGCTTCACTTTGACGTCCGCCAGCCCGCCTACGTCCGCCCAGGACACCTGGAACGGCCGCGGTCGCGTCGCCGCCGCCGCTCGGCTCCGACCCAACGGGGCGGGGACCGGGCTCCCCTCGGCCCCGACCACGGGGGGGGCTCCCGGGTCTGAGGGCGAGGGACCCGACCCCCGTttcgcagaggaggaaaccgaggcccggagaagtgaggcgactcgggcgaggtcacccagcggccggtgggccgggccggggtgagaaccccGCTCCTCTGACGTCCGGGCTCCTCccgctaggccaccccgctttctgattgatcgattgggatGACtaggaggccggggggagggaggaggggggatttcgGGAAGGcttaggaggtggggggggctgaGGGTCTGGCTCTGAATTGGGGGGAGGGCGGCCACGCCCCCCAGCCCATCACCACAGGTggccccccatcccttctcagagGACCCGACCCCCATCCCATATctccgggcccgcccccctcAACCCTTCACCACAGGCAGCCCCCCAGCCCGGTCCCCCTcggcccgcccacccccccatcaCCAggggcagacccccccccccccgtcccgtcccgtcccgtcccgttcTCCTGGGCCCAACCGCCCCCGTCCACCACCCCGGgcgccccatccccacccccccgaaCCCCATCTCGCCCATCTGATCAtaccactcccccccacccccgccgccccccagcgTCGGGGGAAGTGTGGaactgaccttgggcacgtccacGGCCACCTCGCGCATAGCGCTGGGCCTCACGTCCCGCATCCCCCGCTGGAAGTCGCCGAAGGTCACGCGCACGGAGCCGGCCAGGTCCCGGTCCGGGATGTCCGGCGCCTCCCACAGCGCCCGACGCAGGGCCCGCAAGCCTGCCGGGACGCAAGCGCACACGAAAGCACGGTCCGCTCGGCTGCCCCGTCGATGCCCGCCGGGGAGGGGGCTTGCCCAAGCCCTCGCTCCCCGGCCGTGCACAGGGTAGACCGCGAGACCCTCGAGGGCGGGGGTCACGTCTCCCGACTGCGCCGTTCCCTCCCTGGCACTGGGTTCGGAGCTCTGAACGCGGCGGAAGGAACGAGGGccgagtccgggaaggcctcctggaggagacgggccttcggcgaggctctgaagaggggggagGGTCATGGTCGGTGGGctccgaggagggagggggtttcgggccagaggcgggacgggggcgcggggaggaggtcggcattacaggagcggagggtgcgggccgggctggggtaGGAGAGTggcggggtgagggaggagggggagagtgggcctaggggaaagagcccaggcctggaagtcgaaggacccgggttctaatcccagctcgccccctccccacctgccgtacgcccttccccgtgcctcagtcccctcatctgcaaaatggggattggacccccgttcttcctcctcccgAGACGGtcggccccgtgtggggcagggaccgcgacCGCCCCGATTATCcgctatctactccggcgcttagtacggttccggGCGCACGGgggagtggggcctagtggaaagagactgggcgtgagagtcggagggcctgggttctgattccggctccgcccccccgcccgccgtaGGACCTCGAccaagtcgcttcccttttctgcgcctcggtttcccgcaaaatggagattggccccgttttccctcctcccgaggccgcgagccccacgcggccCGGGAACCTGGTCCGctctgattgtctcgtatctaccccggcgcttagtacggtgcccggtacgcggaggaggagggtggcctggtggaaagaggactgggagtcggaggacctgggttctaactcctgcCCCGTCCCTTGTCCGCtgcgcgaccgtgggcaagtcgtttcccttccccgtgcctcagttccctcatctgcaacatggggaccCGACCCCCGTTCCGCTTCGTCCCGAGACCGCGagctccgtgcgggacagggaccgccgtCTGCTCCGACTGGGCCGCGTCGGCCCCAGCGCGCCGCTTTAGCGCtcgggacagcgctcggcacgtggcaagcgcttaacggataccgtggcCGTCACTGTTGAGATGGTGACCGTTGAGCACCTACCACGCgccggacaccgtactgagcgttggcACGGCGTCCGGCCGCCCTCCCCCATCTCGCCCCCCAAGTGCGAGTCCCTCCCGGGGCCAGGGCACCCcggagggggggcggcggggaacgGACGGACCCAGGGGTCCGGGTCGAAGCGTCCCGCCCCACCTGCTTGGTCGCAGAGGGCCTTGAGGTCGGCTCCCACGTAGCCGTGGGCGGCGTCCGCCAGACGGGTCAGCTGGTCCGGGGTCAGGGTGTGGGGGACGGGCCGCAGCAGCTTCTGCAGGATGTCCAGCCGGGCCGGCGCCGAGGGGACCCCGATCTCCAGCTCCTTGTCGAAGCGGCCCGGCCGGCGCAGGGCCGGGTCCAGGGCCTGCGGACGGTTGGTGGCCCCGAGGACCAGCACGCGGCCCAGGCTCCCCTCCTGACCGCGGCGGGGAGGGAACACGCGCGGACGTCGGCCGGCGCCGACCCTCCAAGCCGACGTGTCCGTCACACCCTCCTACGGGTCCCTCCCCGCCGCGCGGTcaggaggagcggcgtggcggagcggcgagagcccgggcggtcacgggttccaatcccggctgcgccgctcgcccgctgggtgacctcgggcgggtcgcttggcttctctgggcctcggagaacggggaccgggaccgcgagccccaggcgggacggggaccgcgtccgaccccgtgGGCTCGTCTGCACCCCAGCCCGGCACGCCGTGGGCGCTTCATATCGGAATCATTACTGTTGCTATCGCAGCGccgtgcgcacggtaagcgctcgatcgataccgTTGACCGAGCGGGcaccacccctgccctcgaggagctgagggTCTTCTCTGCGGAGAGCACTCTATAGGCGACCCCCGCCCTGCGGAGCGACTCTGACCGCCCCATCCCTCCCGCCGGCATCCTACGACCGCCGCCGATACGTACGGAGCCGATCCCGTCCATCAGCGTGAGGAGCGAGgccaccactctcttctccacttcGTTCTGCGCCTTTTCTCTCTTGGGACAGAGGGCGTCCAGCTCGTCGATGAACACGATGGACGGACTCCTGAAAGGAGAGGGCACGGGGCGTCGGTCCCCCCGCCGACCTGCGGGCCCCCTCCCCGTTCCCGAAGCTCCAGCTCATTtggcttctcctgtctctcctccttcctcctcgctgCGTCAAGTTCACCCCctccgctagactggaagctccttgagggtcaggatcgtgtctgctaactgcTCTCCCCTGCCAAGAGCTGTGTCCGGCGCTCGGCAccgagtagactggaagctcctcgaggaccgGGGTCGTGATTACTAactctcccgtcctctccccaacgctcagtccggtgctccgcgcaccgCAGACCGGAAGcctcccgagggcagggattgcgccTGCCGACTCTACCGTCCTCCCCCGAGGGCTCTGCCCGGCGCGCGGCCGTGTCCCCGGCGGGTGACCCTGCCCACAGCGCCACGGAACCCGGGGACCGCCCCGATCCCGCGGCCGGATGCCCGAGGGGCTACAGACTGATAACGGGGGCCGGCTACCGGAGCGTCGCTTCGGCGAATATCTGTCGCAGTCTGGCTTCGGTCTCCCCGTAGAACCTGCAACCGTAAAGAGCGGACGGTCAAGGGTGGAACCCAGATCGCCCTCCGGATGGACGGTAACGATAACGATTAcggtaataataaccgtggtatttgttaagtgcttactaggtgtcgggccccggggtagatccaagctaaccaggttggaccgaatccctgtcccccgtggagcccacggtcttaatcctcattttacagacgagggaaccgaggcacagaggagtcaagtgacctgcccgaagtcgcacggcagataagtggcgggggtgggacgagaacgcaggtcctcctgcctcccaggcccgggctctacccacccgAACGAGACCGGAAACCCTAACTGTTCACGACGTCCCCTAAGGACAGCGGATCCGAAGGTCCGGTCCCACAGGGTTCTATTCTCTGGTTGTTTATCGGAAGGATTTCTGGCCACGCCCGGCCCTTTCCTCTTTCCGAAAAGGAATTCAAATCCCGTCGGCCGCGGGATGCCCAACTCGAATCCCATCGGTCGGGGAGCGGCCAAGGGATCCAGAGCGCTCAACTAAGAACCCGCCGGACACGGAGCGACAGACTCCAATCCCACCGGACGGGCGGTACCCCTCAGATCCGATGGGATGTGCTCCGGCCGGATTCACATCCTGGTGGATCGGCAGTGCCGGATTCGAATCCTATGGGACGTGCAGCGCTGGGTTCGATTCCTCTTGGACGTACAGCGCCAGATTCGAATCTCTTTGGACGGGCAGTgccaggttcaaatcccactgGGCTTGAAGTACCAGGTTTTTAATTGGCGGTGCTGGTGACGGGGCTTTTTGTAACGGTATTCGTTACGCGCcagacaccgtgctaagcgcccggGCGGACAGAAGCCGATCGGATCGGACGCGGTCccggccccccgtggggctcccgttcttcgtccccattttacagatgagggaaccgaggcccggagaagggaggcgacttgcccgaggtgaccggccgaggcggaggcgggatgggagggccccggagggccgggcccctctgccccctcccgccctgtccccgcccggcccgggaccTACCTGCTGATGATTTCCGGCCCGTTGATGACGGCCATGTGGGCCCCGGCCTGCGAGGCCAGCGCTCTGGCGATCATGGTCTTCCCCGTTCCGGGGGGGCCGTAGAGCAGCACGCCTCTCGGAGGGGGGATGCCTTTCGAGCACAACGGCAAGAACGGGAACTCATCATCTTTCCGGGCCCACGTCGcggcctcccaagcgctcggcacagtgccccCCACGCGGCGGGCGCTCGATAAAAACGGCCGATCGGTCCTAAAAAGGGTTCggcccacgtctccccgctcccggAGACCCTCCGGCGGTGGCCCGGGGCCCCTCCGCGTCGGCTCGTAATGGCTCGATCCCCTCCTGCCTCGCCTGGCTGCTCTCCGACTCcgtcccggcccgcacgcttcccTCCGCTAATGCCGACTCTctcgccgtccctccgtccctccgcccAACCTCTCGCCCAGGTCCCACCACGGGCCCGAAACGCCCTCCCACCTCGAGTCCGACACCTAGCCTCCCCGCACTCGAAGGCTTATGGAAGGCCCGCCTCCCcccagaggccctccctgacttagccctccttcctcttctcccgctccctcctgcttcgccctcgcgcttggatttcctccctcgattcacccttccctcggccccgccGCGCCTACTTCCCCGTCTGTGTCTTATTTTACCGTCTgtcgtcccctctagaccgtcagctctagACGTGTCCGCCCACCcggttgtaccgtcctctcccaagcgctcaatccggtgccctgcacccagtcggcgctcatTAAGTGCCACCGGTCACTCGATCGATCGATGCGATACTCCTTTTGCCGTCGGTCAGCGCTTATTCGTTCGTtcggccgtatttactgagcgctgactgtgtgcagagcgccggactgagtgctcgggaagtacaatcggcaacggacagagataatccctgcccaccgggggctcacgggTGCAGAAAGGGACTTAGGTGCGGAAGCCCAGAAAATGATAACCATCGTGATCTTCgtcgagggcttactacgtgcgaggcgccgtaccgagcgccgaggTGGACGCGATCAAATCGGGTAGGGCCcggtcccgcgaggggctcgcggtcttcacccccccccattagacggatgaggtgaccgaggcccagggaagggaagtgactcggccgaggtcacccagctgccctcCCCGGGGGAGCCGGGTTCGAGGGGCGTCGCGGGAACCCACCGAAGCGACGGAAGAGCTCTGGCTGCCGCAGGGGGAGTTCGACGAGCTCCCGGATCTCCTGCAGCTGGCGGCCCAGGCCTCCGATGGAGTCGTAGGTgacggggggcggcccggccccgccgtccgGGCACCGCTCCAGCACCAGCCTGGTGCCCGCCGTCAGGCAGTAGAAGGTGTCTGAGGGGTCCAGGGCGCCCAGCGGTTCCTcggccgccgggccggggtcgggcccgccggccgggccggccgccggGGCCGATCCGGGGGCGGGCACGGTGGCCGGACCGCCCGTCGCGGACggtccggggccgggcccgcaggCCGGGCCGTCCGTCGCGGACgatccggggccgggcccgcaggCCGGGCCGTCCGTCGCGGACGATCCGGGGCCGGGCGCGGTGGCCGGGCCGTCCGCCGCGGACCATCCGGGGCCGGGCGCGGTGGCCGGGCTGTCGGTCAGAGCCGACCCCGACCCGAGCGCCCGGCCCGGACCGTCCTCCCCGGCCGGCGCGGGGCTGCCCGGGGGCGGGCCGAGACCGTCCGCCCCCGCGGGCCCGGAGGGGGTCCCCGGGAGCGGGCCCGGGGACGCGGCCCCCCCGAGGTCGCTCAGGTCCAGCCGACCCAGGGGCAGAGACAGGTCCAGCGCCtcgggggagggggtctccggCGTCGCCCCCTCCAGCACGGCCCCGTCGGCCCCCCTGACCCGCGTGACCTTCAGGACGCACGTCCGGCCGTAGAAAGCCAGGTGCAGGGGCCAGCCGGGCGATACCACCTTGCCATCTGCAAAGCAACGGAGGGGGGACAGGGTCGGGGTCGTCAAAGGTTCCGCTCGTTCTGTTCGGTCTTTGTTCATATGCTATCTGATAAGCTcttcccacgtgccaggcaccgatctaagtgctgagatagataatgGTAATAACCGAGGTATCCGTCAGGCggttactacgggccaggcgctgtacgaagccctggggtggatggaagcaaatcgggttggacgcggtgggactcgcagtctccatccctgaAAGCAAGCGTCCCTTCTTTTACGGCATTAAGCACGGACcacgttccgggcactgtactaagcgccggggcggtgacaagataatcagctcggaCACGATCTGGGTCCCTCGTGGGCTCACGCTGCCTCTCCGTCCTTCGtcgtctcccgagcgctcggcgcggtgctctgcacgtgaggGTCTCTGTCGAGCACCGTGTGacaggcaccgttccaagcgctgagggggCTCCGaaccgatcgggttggacccaatccccgtcccgtacggggctcgcggttttaatcctcatttacagctgagggagctgaggcccagagaagtgaggtgacctgcccccagGTGACCCAGCGGACGCGGGgcggggacgagaacccaggtctttgggactcccaggcccaggctcgacccaccgggccacgccgcttctccggagGAGGCGCTCGATACATAGCGCCGCCGGATTGGCCTTGccctccggggggggggccgggagatttgggtcctcgtcccggctcggtcgccgggggcggagggcggaggcctCTGACTTAGGAACGGCccagggcggcccggcccggggggacggggggagtgaGGTGGCCGGGTCCCGCGGGTGACGTGACCAACCTCGGTCGCGGGCCGCGCCCCGGCTCGTTCTTGCCCTCCTGCCGGACGGATCGGAGTGGCGCCGGGCTCGCCTCGGGACGGGCCCGGGACCACCCCTTCACGCCACGCCTTTCCCCAGACCATCACGGCTCCGTGTCCGCTCCGGACCggacccctccccgacccccgggcaggagcgagacccccccccccccgcgccagcCCGGGGGCCCCCTGGGCGTGGGAGGACCGGAGCGGGCTGGGGACGACGACCGGCAGCCGCGACCCCCGGAGACACGGTCTCGggatcccactcccctccccgcccggggggCAAGAGAGCGAGCCCCCGCCTCACCCAGTTTCCTCAGAAGACAGCTCCTCAGCTCCTCCGGGTTCACGTCCGCATCTTCGTCCCTGGAGGAACAGAAAGGGAAATTCCGACCTTTCCACCGGGAGCGGTGAGCGAGCGCTTCCAAGAGGAGAGGTTCCGGCTAactggttctaataataataacgttggtatttgttaagcgcttcccatgtgcggagcgccgttctaagcgccgggggaggtacggggtcatcggtttgtcccacgtgaggctcacggttaatccccgttttacagaggagggaactgaggcaaagagaagtcaagtgacttgcccacagtcacacagctgacgaggggcagagagggtattcgaacccataacctcggactcccaagcccgggctctttccaccgagccactctacTTCTACGTGTGCACCgcctttcttggaaaaaaaaaaaaatggtatttggaaagtgcttctatgagtcaagcactggggtagatttatttatttactggtattcgttaagcgcttactgtagatttatttatttttatttaatggcgtttaagcgcttactgtgtcaagcactgttctatgcagtgGTGTAGATTCATTTATTTAACGGTacctgttgggcgcttactatgtgttaaggacCGGTGTAGATTTAtctaattaatggcatttgttgagctcttagcTCGTACCAAGCGcggttctaagcatcggggtagatttatttatttttatttagaggCATTTAAGCGCtgtatcaaccactgttctaaacactggggtagatttatttatttaacggTGTTCGTTACGCccttagtatatgtcaagcactggggtagatttatttatttatgggtatttaagcgcttactgaagatttatttatttttatttaacggcatttaagcgcttactgggtcaagcgctgttctaagcactggagtagatgtatttaatggcatttgttaagcgcctactgtgtgtcaagcactggggtagatttattttatttaacggtacctgttaagcgctcctcgtgtgtcaagcactgttctctcccaggcgcttagcacaatgctctgcgcacagtgagcgctcaataaataggactgaatgaatgagagtgttccaagcgctggggtagcttccttgatttaatggtatttgtcaggtgcttactacgtatcgAGCCCCATTCCAGGGGCCGGGGTggattatttaatggtatttaagtgatgatggtgtcaagccctcttctaatCCCCGGGGTagattcatttatgtatttaaaggtaattgttaagcgcttactgtgtgtcaatccctgttctaagcgctggggtagattcacttaTTTAACAGTACGcggtaagggcttattatgtgtcaagcactgccctaagcgctggggcagactgATTCATTTGtttaatgctatttgctaagcgcttactctgtgtcgagcccTATTCGAAGTGCTGGGTAGATTTATGTAttcactggcatttgttaagcccttactatgtatcgagcccTCGtccgagtgctggggtggagttattcagttatttattcactcagcggtatttaagtgctgcctgtgtcaaacgccgttctaagccctggggtagagtcaTTTATTTGATGgtaattaagcgctcactatgtgtccagcaccgttGTACGCGCTgcgatagattcattcatttaatggtatttaagttggtatctgttcagcgcttactatgtgcagagcaccgttctaagcgctggggtagatacagggtcatcgggtcgtcctacgtgaggttcacggtcagtccccattttacagatgaggtaactgaggcaccgagaagtgaagcggggagtcgaacccatgacctctgactccgaagcccgggctctttccactgagccgttaagtgcttattatgtgtcgggccctgctctaagcaccggggtagatcacTTTATTTATCTAATtttatctgcccagcgcttactgtgtggcaagcactggggtaaatttatTTAATGGTAGTAAACGCTTACGGTGtatcaaggactattctaagtgctggggtagattgatttattgaatggtatttaagtgcctagcgtgtcaagcactcttctaagcactgggggtggatccATTTCTTTATTGAGtgatatgtgctaagtgcttactaggtgtcaagcgttattttttaagtgctgaggtagatttatttaacggtgtccgttaagcgcccgctacgttctaagcaccgttctaagcgctggggtagacacacgtggattgggttgggcacggtccccgtctcgcacggcagcgtggctcggcggaaggagcgtgggcttgggagtcggaggtcccctttacctctccgcagcttaagcctcattttccccttttccctctgctcctccacctctcccttcccatccccacggcaccgtacccgtccgctcaactgtatatattttcgttaccctatttattttgttaatgaattgtacatcgcctcgattctatttagttgc
This window of the Ornithorhynchus anatinus isolate Pmale09 chromosome 6, mOrnAna1.pri.v4, whole genome shotgun sequence genome carries:
- the SPATA5 gene encoding ATPase family protein 2 homolog, which encodes MAAKKKGRARWGPSPSSPSPSSPGPSSSSSPCPSPSPSPLLAVAACAQEGDERVPRAFRSFHVRLGLDYVKRADLPVGRPVLITTAPGRQEVCVAWPVAGFPAGKIGLSEAQRDGLRVKPEERVGVRPLTGPVLPAHEVRLELRDEDADVNPEELRSCLLRKLDGKVVSPGWPLHLAFYGRTCVLKVTRVRGADGAVLEGATPETPSPEALDLSLPLGRLDLSDLGGAASPGPLPGTPSGPAGADGLGPPPGSPAPAGEDGPGRALGSGSALTDSPATAPGPGWSAADGPATAPGPGSSATDGPACGPGPGSSATDGPACGPGPGPSATGGPATVPAPGSAPAAGPAGGPDPGPAAEEPLGALDPSDTFYCLTAGTRLVLERCPDGGAGPPPVTYDSIGGLGRQLQEIRELVELPLRQPELFRRFGIPPPRGVLLYGPPGTGKTMIARALASQAGAHMAVINGPEIISRFYGETEARLRQIFAEATLRSPSIVFIDELDALCPKREKAQNEVEKRVVASLLTLMDGIGSEGSLGRVLVLGATNRPQALDPALRRPGRFDKELEIGVPSAPARLDILQKLLRPVPHTLTPDQLTRLADAAHGYVGADLKALCDQAGLRALRRALWEAPDIPDRDLAGSVRVTFGDFQRGMRDVRPSAMREVAVDVPKVSWADVGGLADVKVKLRQAVEWPLKHPEAFATMGIEPPKGILLYGPPGCCKTMIAKALANESRLNFLVVKGPELMSKYVGESERAVREIFRKARAVAPAIVFFDELDALAVERGSSSGAGNVADRVVAQLLTEMDGVERLTGVTVLAATNRPDRIDKALLRPGRIDRIIYVPLPDAGTRREVLALQLRSMPVGGDVCPDHLLQRTDGYSGAEIAAVCREAALLALQEDLRAQSIMRRHFDQALDIVTPRIPASLKQFYADYQNTCGLHAL